The following are from one region of the Acidobacteriota bacterium genome:
- a CDS encoding DUF1778 domain-containing protein, producing the protein MATVDPKKPSTSEKDRMHFRLDPKIKARVVRAAAITGQGLTDFAVSTLSEKADQILERHDAIVLTSEDYNFFLRALADDKQPSKRSRTSAERYRTGRRKGVRYHVDN; encoded by the coding sequence ATGGCAACAGTTGACCCTAAGAAACCGTCGACAAGTGAGAAGGATAGAATGCACTTCCGCTTGGACCCGAAGATCAAGGCGCGCGTCGTCCGAGCTGCCGCGATTACCGGCCAGGGGCTGACCGACTTTGCCGTATCGACTCTCAGCGAGAAGGCAGACCAAATCTTGGAGCGCCATGACGCCATAGTGCTCACGAGCGAGGATTACAATTTCTTCCTGAGGGCACTGGCCGATGACAAGCAGCCATCGAAGCGCTCGCGCACCTCTGCCGAGCGATACCGCACGGGTCGTCGCAAAGGTGTGAGATACCACGTTGATAATTGA
- a CDS encoding peptidyl-alpha-hydroxyglycine alpha-amidating lyase family protein has translation MRRWLFVLFLVLTPTAVFAQTPVPEIKVDSNVDFLKLPPDLHFGEVSGVAVNSKGHVFVFSRGTTTGPAYGATAAQLLEFAPNGKFIREVGKNLYAWSYAHTVRIDKDDNIWAVDKGSDMIVKFNPAGRVVMVFGRKKEASDEAVPWTRVTPPRPAVDGQFRQPTDVTWDTEGNIFISDGYINSRVAKFDKNGAWVKQWGDRGNKPGEFNTPHSIASDAKGNIYVADRGNRRIQVFDPNGTFIRAMTIDVPFDPATRPAQGNMPSPEGAAAQNGAPWAICITPGPNQVLYSSDAYPGRLYKLTLEGKVLGVVGKSGKQPKQFGWIHEIACPSENEVYVAELLNWRIQKLTLRLEPRQTSSR, from the coding sequence GTGAGACGCTGGCTATTCGTCCTTTTCCTCGTGCTGACACCAACCGCAGTGTTTGCTCAAACACCCGTGCCTGAAATCAAGGTCGATTCGAACGTCGACTTCCTCAAGCTGCCGCCGGATCTGCACTTCGGGGAGGTGTCCGGCGTCGCGGTCAACTCGAAAGGCCACGTGTTCGTCTTCTCACGCGGCACTACGACGGGCCCGGCTTATGGAGCGACGGCAGCTCAGTTGTTAGAGTTCGCGCCGAACGGGAAATTCATCCGGGAAGTCGGCAAGAACCTCTACGCGTGGTCATACGCGCACACCGTGCGGATCGACAAAGACGACAACATCTGGGCTGTGGATAAGGGCTCGGACATGATCGTCAAGTTCAACCCGGCGGGCCGAGTGGTGATGGTCTTCGGGCGCAAGAAGGAAGCATCCGATGAAGCCGTGCCGTGGACGCGCGTCACTCCGCCGCGGCCCGCGGTGGACGGTCAGTTCCGGCAGCCGACCGACGTCACCTGGGACACCGAGGGCAACATCTTTATCAGCGACGGGTACATCAACTCTCGGGTAGCCAAGTTCGACAAAAACGGCGCCTGGGTGAAGCAATGGGGCGATCGCGGAAACAAGCCGGGCGAATTCAACACGCCGCACAGCATCGCTTCGGACGCCAAGGGGAACATCTACGTCGCGGATCGCGGGAACCGGCGCATTCAGGTGTTCGATCCCAACGGAACATTCATTCGCGCGATGACGATCGATGTGCCGTTCGATCCGGCGACACGTCCGGCACAGGGCAACATGCCTTCACCGGAAGGGGCGGCGGCGCAGAACGGTGCGCCCTGGGCGATCTGCATAACGCCCGGGCCTAATCAGGTACTGTACTCGTCAGACGCATATCCTGGCAGATTGTATAAGCTCACGCTGGAGGGCAAAGTCCTCGGCGTCGTGGGTAAGTCGGGGAAGCAGCCTAAGCAGTTCGGATGGATTCACGAGATCGCGTGCCCGTCCGAGAACGAGGTCTACGTTGCGGAGCTGTTGAACTGGCGAATCCAGAAGCTAACGTTGCGTCTGGAGCCGCGGCAGACGTCCAGTCGGTGA